From a single Alloactinosynnema sp. L-07 genomic region:
- a CDS encoding SMP-30/gluconolactonase/LRE family protein: MKRPALIATTLLLLTGAGAVPAAADARPDSYQLTGDAGGSKFEGIGADERRGLFYVSEVTGGEIHRGASGSALTAEWLTGDGTDGRFTARGITVDAAGRVYVAGGPNGIGTGRPDLWVYAADGALLAAVRAPGADVFLNDVAIGSDGAAYFTNSNDPRIYRVADDGAGWSADLWADASGVIERRPGFNLGGIVLSADHKAFVVAQGNTGRLWRFDARTGAVSEVATGGADLVNADGLVRQGGTLTVVRNFSRMLATLRLSADGRSATLVSQQATDPNRVLTTAKALRGQVLYVDSKFDEPTATPPYEVITNPVVR; encoded by the coding sequence ATGAAGCGTCCGGCCCTGATCGCCACCACCCTGCTCCTGCTGACGGGGGCGGGCGCCGTCCCCGCCGCCGCCGACGCCCGACCCGACAGCTACCAGCTGACCGGCGACGCGGGCGGCTCCAAGTTCGAGGGCATCGGCGCCGACGAGCGGCGCGGGCTGTTCTACGTCAGTGAGGTGACCGGCGGCGAGATCCACCGCGGCGCATCGGGGTCCGCGCTGACCGCGGAGTGGCTGACGGGCGACGGCACCGACGGCCGCTTCACCGCGCGCGGGATCACCGTCGACGCCGCGGGCCGGGTGTACGTCGCGGGTGGCCCGAACGGCATCGGCACCGGCCGCCCGGACCTGTGGGTGTACGCCGCCGACGGCGCGCTCCTGGCCGCCGTGCGCGCGCCGGGCGCGGACGTGTTCCTCAACGACGTCGCGATCGGCAGCGACGGCGCGGCGTACTTCACCAACTCCAACGACCCGAGGATCTACCGCGTGGCCGACGACGGCGCGGGCTGGAGCGCGGACCTGTGGGCCGACGCGTCCGGTGTCATCGAGCGGCGGCCGGGCTTCAACCTGGGCGGCATCGTGCTCAGTGCCGACCACAAAGCATTCGTCGTGGCCCAGGGCAACACGGGACGGCTGTGGCGCTTCGACGCGCGCACCGGCGCGGTGAGCGAGGTCGCGACCGGCGGCGCCGACCTGGTCAACGCCGACGGGCTGGTCCGGCAGGGTGGGACCCTGACCGTGGTGCGGAACTTCTCCCGGATGCTGGCGACCCTGCGGCTGTCCGCCGACGGCCGCTCCGCGACCCTGGTGAGCCAGCAGGCCACCGACCCGAACCGGGTGCTGACCACCGCGAAGGCGCTGCGCGGCCAGGTGCTCTACGTCGACAGCAAGTTCGACGAGCCCACCGCGACGCCGCCGTACGAGGTCATCACCAACCCCGTGGTGCGATGA